The following proteins come from a genomic window of Pedosphaera parvula Ellin514:
- a CDS encoding cysteine peptidase family C39 domain-containing protein, whose product MSPWLESSGVALLAAGGVLLGAWFSRLRKPYWLFGYFIPISLIFLYALAIRHPDLSFTPPVSWMMLGRTKFAMIGFLGSMVLTTPLLKLPNLRDRIAVSLLMVGVVAGTSVWPFLAPAFNREELASLKTRIDSDGICLQTTSYTCGPASAVTALRRLGIQAEEGQLALLAHTTSATGTPPDVLALELEKQYASSGLICKYGSFKSIAELKGCDPAIAVVKFNIVTDHYVTVLEVNDREVVVGDPLSGMEKLSYEEFKDKWRFVGIILKRR is encoded by the coding sequence ATGAGTCCATGGCTTGAATCAAGCGGTGTAGCTCTACTGGCTGCGGGAGGAGTGCTCCTTGGCGCGTGGTTTTCACGCCTAAGAAAACCCTATTGGCTGTTCGGCTACTTCATTCCAATTTCTCTGATTTTTCTATATGCCCTTGCCATCCGACACCCGGACCTCTCTTTCACGCCGCCCGTTTCGTGGATGATGCTTGGGCGAACCAAATTTGCCATGATCGGTTTTCTGGGTTCGATGGTGCTCACCACCCCTTTGCTCAAACTTCCGAATTTAAGAGACAGAATCGCAGTGAGCCTCTTGATGGTTGGTGTGGTTGCGGGAACATCCGTCTGGCCCTTTCTTGCTCCCGCATTTAACCGTGAAGAATTGGCGAGTTTAAAAACACGCATTGATTCTGACGGCATCTGTCTGCAAACCACTAGCTATACGTGCGGACCAGCCTCGGCAGTCACCGCACTGCGCAGACTCGGCATTCAAGCAGAGGAAGGACAGCTTGCCCTGCTTGCGCATACCACCTCTGCAACCGGAACACCACCTGACGTCCTGGCTTTGGAATTGGAAAAGCAATACGCCTCCTCGGGATTGATATGCAAGTATGGCAGTTTCAAAAGTATCGCGGAATTGAAAGGGTGCGACCCGGCCATTGCGGTGGTCAAATTCAACATCGTGACCGATCATTACGTCACGGTTCTGGAGGTGAATGATAGGGAAGTTGTTGTGGGCGATCCTCTCAGTGGCATGGAAAAGCTCTCATACGAGGAATTCAAAGATAAGTGGCGTTTTGTCGGAATAATCTTGAAACGAAGGTAA
- a CDS encoding M3 family oligoendopeptidase encodes MNLLPFENLPAYKPRKFVPANVDWNEWSQLSPLFDKLETRAAEAKSPADLEKWLLDWSELNAAIDEEGSRRYIAMTCHTDNPDAEKAYLHFVEKIEPELKPRQFKLSQLFIAHPNRKQLPKDRYEVLDRDTNLHVELFRQENVPLETEEARLGQQYQKLIGSLTVQFKGEEKTLTQMGRYLEETDRPLRQEVWEMVANRRLEEAEKIEDIFDQLVKLREQIAKNAGFKNYLEYAFRARGRFDYTPADCVQFHDAIEKEIMPALRELQSERKTQLGLKSLRPWDLAVDPLNRPPLRPFEQVDGMVSKTQDIFNQLDKGLASEFKEMRDLRLLDLANRKGKAPGGYQSTLSEARLPFIFMNAVGVQRDVETLLHEAGHAFHALATRKEDLQAYRGAPIEFCEVASMSMELLGNEFIENFYAAPEAKRARKDHLAGIINIFPWIATVDAFQHWIYSHPGHTRQERTAAWLKLMDRFGGDVDWTGYEKARANLWHRQLHIFLHPFYYVEYGIAQLGALQVWANSKREKTKALADYKKGLSLGGSRPLPELFAAAGCRFEFTRTTMKPLVELVRTELAKLN; translated from the coding sequence ATGAACTTGTTGCCATTTGAGAATTTGCCTGCTTACAAGCCGAGAAAATTCGTCCCTGCCAACGTTGACTGGAACGAATGGTCACAACTATCTCCTCTTTTCGATAAACTCGAAACCCGCGCCGCTGAAGCCAAGTCGCCTGCGGATTTGGAAAAATGGCTGCTCGATTGGAGTGAATTAAATGCCGCCATTGATGAGGAAGGTTCCCGTCGTTATATTGCCATGACGTGCCACACGGACAATCCGGATGCGGAAAAGGCCTACCTCCATTTCGTCGAAAAGATCGAACCTGAGTTGAAGCCACGACAATTTAAACTCTCACAACTTTTCATCGCTCATCCCAACCGGAAACAACTGCCCAAGGATCGCTACGAAGTCCTTGACCGCGACACCAATCTGCACGTCGAACTCTTCCGTCAGGAAAATGTGCCACTCGAAACCGAAGAAGCACGCCTTGGCCAACAATATCAAAAACTCATCGGCTCGCTCACCGTCCAGTTCAAAGGTGAAGAAAAAACGCTCACCCAGATGGGCCGTTACCTGGAGGAGACAGATCGTCCGCTGCGTCAGGAGGTATGGGAAATGGTGGCCAACCGCCGCCTTGAGGAAGCTGAAAAAATTGAGGACATCTTCGACCAACTCGTCAAGCTCCGCGAACAAATCGCCAAAAATGCCGGCTTCAAAAATTATCTTGAATACGCTTTCCGCGCTCGTGGCCGTTTCGATTACACCCCTGCCGACTGCGTGCAGTTCCATGATGCCATTGAGAAGGAAATCATGCCCGCCCTGCGCGAATTACAATCGGAGCGCAAAACTCAACTAGGCTTGAAATCGCTCCGGCCTTGGGATTTAGCGGTTGATCCGTTGAACCGCCCGCCTTTGCGACCATTCGAACAAGTCGATGGCATGGTTTCCAAAACCCAGGACATCTTCAACCAACTCGATAAAGGCCTGGCCAGCGAATTCAAGGAAATGCGCGATTTGCGCCTGCTCGACCTGGCCAATCGCAAAGGCAAGGCTCCCGGTGGCTACCAATCCACTCTTTCAGAGGCGCGACTTCCCTTTATTTTCATGAACGCCGTGGGTGTGCAACGCGATGTTGAAACGTTATTGCACGAAGCCGGTCATGCCTTTCATGCGCTCGCCACTCGTAAGGAAGATCTGCAGGCCTATCGTGGCGCGCCCATTGAGTTCTGTGAGGTCGCCTCCATGAGCATGGAGTTGTTGGGCAATGAGTTCATTGAGAACTTTTATGCTGCCCCGGAAGCAAAACGCGCCCGCAAGGATCACCTTGCTGGAATTATTAATATCTTTCCGTGGATTGCCACCGTCGATGCTTTCCAACACTGGATTTATTCGCACCCCGGCCACACCCGCCAGGAGCGTACGGCCGCTTGGCTCAAACTAATGGACCGTTTCGGTGGCGATGTGGACTGGACTGGCTACGAAAAAGCGCGCGCCAACTTGTGGCATCGCCAATTGCACATCTTTCTCCATCCATTCTACTACGTGGAATACGGCATCGCTCAACTTGGAGCGCTTCAGGTTTGGGCTAATTCGAAGCGCGAAAAAACCAAGGCTCTCGCTGACTATAAGAAAGGGCTTTCGTTGGGAGGATCACGACCGCTTCCTGAACTGTTCGCGGCGGCAGGTTGCCGTTTCGAGTTCACCCGTACCACCATGAAACCATTGGTGGAGTTGGTGCGAACCGAGCTTGCCAAATTGAACTAA
- a CDS encoding complex I NDUFA9 subunit family protein, with translation MKVLVTGASGFVGQEVLEKLHAAGHQSRILARHPTSMRTRTQASEFGAEVHAGDILDVASLARGLKGIDAVIHLVGIISELGESTFENIHIRGAENVVDAARIAGVRRFVHMSAMGTRANASSRYHKTKWAAEEYVRKSGLDYTIFRPSIIYGPKDLFVNLFAKISQLSPIMPVMGNGQSKLQPIPVSDVATCFVKALTEPASLGQTYELGGRDVLTLEQVIDEILLATNRRRLKVHIPLSIARSQASLLEFAYPRLLGKAPPLNHDQLIMLQEDNIGDSEPANKLFRLQPISFRQGISAYLKK, from the coding sequence ATGAAAGTGCTCGTAACCGGTGCGTCAGGATTCGTGGGGCAGGAAGTTTTGGAAAAGCTGCATGCCGCTGGCCACCAATCCCGTATCCTCGCCCGGCATCCCACTTCCATGCGCACCCGGACTCAAGCGTCAGAATTCGGAGCCGAAGTGCATGCTGGGGATATCCTCGACGTCGCCTCCCTGGCGCGCGGATTAAAGGGAATTGATGCCGTTATCCATCTGGTCGGCATTATCAGTGAGCTGGGCGAAAGCACATTCGAGAACATTCATATTCGTGGGGCCGAAAATGTTGTAGATGCTGCCAGGATTGCCGGCGTCCGAAGATTCGTGCACATGAGCGCGATGGGAACGCGTGCGAATGCCTCTTCCCGTTATCATAAAACCAAGTGGGCCGCTGAGGAATACGTTCGGAAAAGTGGACTGGATTACACCATCTTTCGCCCTTCGATTATTTACGGCCCGAAAGATCTCTTCGTAAACCTGTTCGCAAAAATATCCCAACTCTCGCCGATCATGCCCGTAATGGGCAACGGACAGTCCAAACTCCAACCGATTCCTGTCTCCGACGTGGCCACCTGTTTTGTCAAAGCTCTGACTGAACCCGCCTCCCTTGGGCAGACTTATGAATTGGGCGGCCGGGACGTGCTCACGCTCGAACAGGTGATCGATGAAATTCTCCTCGCAACAAACCGCAGACGTTTGAAAGTCCACATCCCGTTGTCCATCGCACGATCTCAAGCAAGCCTGCTCGAATTTGCATATCCCAGGCTCCTGGGAAAAGCTCCACCCCTGAACCATGATCAATTGATAATGCTCCAGGAAGACAATATCGGCGATTCCGAACCGGCGAACAAACTGTTCAGATTGCAGCCGATTTCCTTCCGGCAGGGAATTTCAGCTTATCTAAAAAAATAA
- a CDS encoding sigma-54-dependent transcriptional regulator, protein MRANILVIDDDAEIRELLVQILQRSSYQVSQVKDGAGLKEAINRLQPEIVLLDFKLPDATGLDLLPFIKKEWPESEVIMLTGHATYDVAVEAIKRGAFHFQEKPFDPESLLNLIKRALEIRSLREAVSTGNAIFQCDVMKNVVRTVRRVAPSDVSILITGESGTGKEVIADLIHSSSHRASGPLIKINCAALPRELIESELFGSVKGAFTGAHSDREGLFRQAEGGTLLLDELSEMPIDTQSKLLRVLQEKEVRPVGGRTSYKTDCRIIAATNRKPEEAIRDGKMREDLFYRISAVSVHLPPLRERREDILPLATAFLKRFSAQANRDIAGFTPEAAERLRSFDWPGNVRQLQNEVQRAVLLCEGKLVDAPDLSITAPANESTGDTSYTLLEGVERNTIVQMLKETGGNKLETAKRLGIGRQTLYNKIKAYGIET, encoded by the coding sequence ATGAGAGCAAATATCCTGGTCATTGATGACGATGCGGAAATCCGCGAATTGTTGGTTCAAATTCTTCAACGCAGCAGTTATCAGGTATCCCAGGTCAAAGATGGTGCTGGATTGAAGGAAGCCATAAACCGGCTGCAACCTGAAATCGTTTTGTTGGATTTTAAACTGCCGGACGCCACCGGCCTTGATTTGCTGCCTTTCATCAAAAAAGAATGGCCGGAATCAGAGGTCATCATGCTGACTGGTCATGCGACCTATGATGTGGCGGTGGAAGCGATCAAGCGCGGAGCCTTTCATTTTCAGGAAAAGCCATTTGATCCGGAAAGTTTGTTGAATCTGATCAAGCGGGCTCTGGAGATTCGCTCCTTGCGTGAGGCGGTTTCGACCGGCAATGCAATTTTCCAATGTGACGTGATGAAGAACGTCGTTCGCACTGTGCGCCGTGTAGCGCCGAGCGATGTATCCATCCTGATCACCGGTGAGAGTGGAACGGGTAAGGAAGTCATTGCTGACCTGATTCACAGCTCCAGTCATCGCGCATCCGGGCCGTTAATCAAAATCAATTGCGCAGCTTTGCCTCGTGAACTGATCGAAAGCGAATTGTTTGGGTCTGTGAAGGGCGCTTTTACCGGCGCTCATAGCGATCGCGAAGGTCTGTTCCGTCAGGCTGAAGGCGGCACCTTGCTGCTGGACGAATTATCGGAAATGCCAATCGATACGCAGAGCAAGTTGTTGCGTGTGTTGCAGGAAAAAGAAGTCCGTCCGGTGGGTGGTCGTACCAGTTACAAGACGGATTGTCGAATCATTGCTGCCACCAATCGCAAACCTGAAGAAGCGATTCGCGATGGCAAGATGCGCGAAGATTTATTTTACCGTATCAGCGCGGTTTCAGTTCATCTGCCGCCATTGCGCGAACGTCGCGAAGACATTCTGCCTTTGGCCACGGCTTTTCTGAAGCGGTTTTCCGCCCAGGCAAATCGTGATATCGCCGGTTTCACACCGGAGGCGGCTGAACGCCTGCGTTCATTCGACTGGCCGGGCAATGTTCGCCAGTTGCAGAACGAAGTGCAGCGTGCGGTTCTGCTTTGTGAAGGCAAGTTGGTGGATGCACCGGACCTGTCCATCACCGCGCCAGCCAATGAATCCACTGGTGATACGAGTTACACGCTGTTGGAAGGTGTGGAGCGTAATACCATTGTCCAGATGCTCAAGGAAACCGGTGGCAACAAACTTGAGACGGCCAAGCGCCTCGGGATTGGACGCCAGACGCTTTATAATAAAATCAAGGCTTACGGCATCGAGACCTAG
- a CDS encoding gamma-glutamyl-gamma-aminobutyrate hydrolase family protein (Members of this family of hydrolases with an active site Cys residue belong to MEROPS family C26.), giving the protein MRLPCIVHEARLTRDSLLAKITRTQKLGVNSTHHQAVDRVAAPLRVTGTSADGIVEAMELKPEEAHLLPYLITVQFHPERLAPRYREHQEIFNSFTRACVTNRDKAL; this is encoded by the coding sequence ATGCGTTTGCCCTGCATAGTGCATGAAGCACGATTGACACGGGATTCATTGCTTGCAAAGATAACTCGAACGCAGAAGTTGGGTGTTAACAGCACGCATCATCAAGCGGTTGATCGTGTGGCGGCTCCTTTGCGCGTTACCGGAACCAGTGCCGACGGGATTGTGGAGGCAATGGAACTGAAGCCGGAAGAAGCGCATTTGCTGCCATATTTGATAACAGTCCAATTTCATCCTGAACGTCTGGCCCCCCGGTATCGGGAACATCAGGAAATTTTTAACAGTTTTACCCGGGCCTGTGTGACGAATCGCGACAAAGCACTATGA
- a CDS encoding ISAs1-like element ISVer2 family transposase yields the protein MQKHHRQNLIEHFKEIRDPRVKGRCDHELVDVLMIGLCCLLCGGETFNDMEDFGKAKRKWFKTFLRLRHGIPKHDTFNRVFAALKPEAFLDCFMRWTQSVRATVADEIVALDGKALRRALEQGQSPRVIVSAWAAGNSLVLGQIQVPDKTNEITAVPQLLRVLELSGCIVTLDAMGCQKEIAREIVEADANYVLALKGNQGQCHQEIKAYLEDAVARHDQERPVEKNAVALAYKETTEKDHGRLETRRYWQSGDVSWLADRQQWAGLRSVGVVESVRQVGQQAPTVERRYYLSSLNVDVEKFARAVRGHWSVENSLHWVLDVQCGEDRNRARSGHAAENLATLRRLALNLLKRESTKKRGIKGKQLNASWDHDYLLRLLSF from the coding sequence ATGCAAAAGCATCACCGTCAAAACTTGATCGAACATTTCAAAGAGATAAGGGACCCGCGAGTCAAAGGCCGGTGCGACCACGAACTGGTGGACGTGCTGATGATTGGTTTGTGCTGCCTGCTGTGCGGCGGGGAAACCTTCAACGACATGGAGGACTTTGGCAAAGCCAAACGCAAATGGTTCAAGACGTTTCTGCGTTTGCGCCATGGGATACCCAAACACGACACGTTCAACCGAGTGTTTGCGGCGCTCAAGCCGGAAGCCTTTCTGGACTGTTTCATGCGCTGGACGCAATCGGTGCGCGCGACGGTGGCTGATGAAATCGTGGCGTTGGATGGCAAGGCCCTGCGTCGGGCGCTGGAGCAAGGACAATCCCCGCGGGTGATTGTCAGCGCCTGGGCGGCGGGCAACTCGCTGGTGCTGGGCCAAATCCAGGTGCCTGACAAGACCAATGAAATCACCGCTGTGCCGCAACTGTTGCGAGTGTTGGAGTTGAGCGGATGCATTGTCACCCTCGATGCCATGGGGTGCCAAAAGGAGATAGCCAGGGAGATTGTGGAAGCCGACGCCAACTACGTGCTGGCGCTCAAAGGCAACCAGGGCCAGTGCCATCAGGAAATCAAAGCCTATCTGGAGGACGCCGTGGCGCGGCACGACCAGGAGCGGCCTGTGGAAAAGAATGCCGTGGCGCTGGCTTACAAGGAAACCACCGAAAAAGATCACGGACGCCTGGAAACACGACGCTACTGGCAAAGCGGCGATGTCAGCTGGCTTGCTGATCGCCAGCAATGGGCAGGACTGCGCAGCGTGGGCGTGGTGGAGAGCGTGCGGCAGGTGGGCCAGCAAGCGCCCACGGTGGAACGGCGCTATTATTTGAGCAGCTTGAACGTGGACGTTGAAAAGTTTGCTCGTGCCGTGCGCGGACACTGGAGTGTGGAAAACTCCCTGCACTGGGTGCTGGACGTGCAATGCGGCGAGGACCGCAACCGGGCCCGCTCTGGCCACGCCGCTGAAAACCTCGCCACCTTGCGTCGACTGGCTTTAAACCTCTTAAAACGAGAATCCACCAAAAAACGCGGCATCAAAGGCAAACAACTCAATGCTTCCTGGGACCATGATTACCTCCTACGCCTTTTATCATTTTGA
- a CDS encoding gamma-glutamyl-gamma-aminobutyrate hydrolase family protein — protein MNGSPKKTLKAKKPLILISPNTEVKGDEFGDTSISLSETYQKAIMKAGGIPLVLPYMASKEVIAECVSHADGVLLTGGDDINPNLYTKRLSPELRKTVTIEPGERDLRELILIDEIFRQKKPVLGICRGHQIMNVALGGTLIVDIPSQKPGAITHRRPDKKSDIVHQGRRIKIFLKKSMYFVNTMRT, from the coding sequence ATGAACGGTTCCCCGAAGAAAACCTTGAAGGCTAAGAAGCCATTAATTCTGATTTCACCCAACACTGAGGTGAAAGGAGACGAGTTTGGAGATACTTCCATCAGTCTCTCTGAAACGTACCAGAAGGCCATCATGAAGGCGGGCGGCATTCCGCTGGTTTTGCCTTATATGGCTTCGAAGGAGGTCATTGCCGAATGCGTCAGCCATGCTGATGGCGTCTTGTTGACCGGCGGTGATGATATTAATCCCAACCTTTACACCAAGCGGCTCTCGCCGGAGTTGCGCAAAACTGTGACCATCGAGCCGGGGGAACGGGACTTGCGCGAACTGATTCTCATCGATGAAATTTTTCGGCAGAAGAAGCCGGTGCTCGGCATTTGCCGTGGGCATCAGATCATGAATGTGGCATTGGGCGGGACTTTGATAGTCGACATTCCCAGCCAGAAGCCGGGAGCAATCACGCATCGCCGGCCGGATAAGAAGAGTGACATAGTGCATCAGGGCAGACGCATCAAAATTTTTTTGAAGAAAAGTATGTACTTTGTAAATACAATGCGTACATGA
- the ispF gene encoding 2-C-methyl-D-erythritol 2,4-cyclodiphosphate synthase, with product MVHVGIGYDVHQLVEGRKLILGGVEIPHTKGLEGHSDADVLMHAICDAILGAIGEVDIGHFFPNTDPRWRGAPSNVFLNEAARQVRLRGARIINIDATLIAQQPKIFPHIGQMKVNIGAALEMTVHKVGIKATTNEHMGFLGREEGMAAMAVASVDLPE from the coding sequence ATGGTTCATGTTGGAATAGGTTATGACGTCCATCAATTGGTGGAAGGCCGCAAGCTCATCCTTGGCGGAGTGGAAATTCCCCATACTAAAGGTTTGGAAGGGCATTCAGACGCGGACGTGTTGATGCATGCGATATGCGACGCCATCCTGGGAGCGATCGGCGAGGTGGATATCGGGCATTTTTTCCCCAACACCGATCCCCGTTGGCGCGGGGCACCAAGCAACGTATTTTTGAATGAGGCGGCGCGCCAGGTGCGACTTCGCGGGGCCAGGATTATAAACATTGATGCCACCCTCATCGCGCAGCAGCCAAAGATATTTCCGCATATCGGCCAGATGAAGGTAAATATTGGGGCGGCACTGGAAATGACCGTTCACAAGGTTGGCATCAAAGCCACCACCAATGAGCACATGGGATTTTTGGGACGGGAAGAAGGCATGGCGGCCATGGCCGTGGCGAGTGTTGACTTACCCGAATAA
- a CDS encoding DUF47 domain-containing protein: MFSLQKLLGKEDKFFDLLEASAEEARTSVQALVKLTKTPDQTALLYEFIQSRRKEKQISAEIREAVYNTFVTALEREDIENLSNALYRIPKTVEKLGERIILTPQFLKDLDFSKQIGFLEQATDLVPAMVKVLRKGTNLEQLKSLNDKLQYLEGEADKAMMDHYKDLFSGKHDTLKVIVMKDLYELLEKVVDRCRDVGNIISHIVLKNS, encoded by the coding sequence ATGTTTTCGCTCCAAAAATTACTGGGTAAAGAAGATAAATTTTTTGACCTCCTGGAAGCCAGTGCTGAAGAAGCACGCACCAGCGTCCAGGCTCTGGTGAAGCTTACCAAAACCCCGGATCAAACCGCGTTGTTGTATGAATTCATTCAGTCACGGCGTAAAGAGAAGCAAATAAGCGCCGAAATTCGCGAAGCCGTTTACAATACCTTTGTCACGGCCCTGGAGCGGGAAGATATCGAAAATCTTTCCAACGCCCTCTATCGCATCCCCAAAACCGTCGAGAAATTGGGGGAACGCATCATTCTCACCCCGCAGTTTTTGAAGGATTTGGACTTCTCCAAGCAAATCGGCTTTTTGGAGCAAGCCACCGATCTCGTTCCCGCCATGGTCAAGGTCCTGCGCAAGGGCACCAATCTCGAACAACTCAAAAGCCTGAACGACAAGCTGCAATACCTCGAAGGCGAAGCGGACAAGGCCATGATGGATCACTACAAGGACCTGTTCAGTGGCAAGCACGATACCCTCAAAGTGATTGTGATGAAGGATCTCTACGAGTTATTGGAAAAGGTGGTGGATCGTTGTCGTGACGTGGGCAATATCATCTCGCACATTGTATTGAAAAACTCCTGA
- a CDS encoding inorganic phosphate transporter, producing MTLVFTVLAVALIFEYINGFHDTANSIATVVSTKVLTPKQAVALAAFTNLVGAMIGTAVAKTITSGLIDAKLIPMTSNIIICALLGAIFWNLLTWWLGLPSSSSHALIGGLCGSALAASHNNWHVIIWAQPGKEHWYLGKGVWWKVVFPMFTSPILGFVLGFIIMAVLYISLRNQRPSKVNSFFNKAQIFSAGAMGFMHGTNDAQKTMGIIALTLLGATSAGHFNNLPAWLSFLHTPAPAEGKDLEIALWIKVTCALVMAAGTAAGGWRIIKTLGHKMVKLHPINGFAAEASSATVIALASHLGIPVSTTHNISASIMGVGAAKRFSAIKWSVVERMVWAWVLTIPVAAGIAYGLVRLFQLFGWVS from the coding sequence ATGACGCTCGTTTTTACCGTCCTCGCGGTGGCGTTGATTTTTGAATACATCAATGGCTTTCACGACACGGCCAACTCCATTGCGACTGTCGTTTCCACGAAGGTTTTAACTCCCAAACAGGCAGTCGCGCTGGCTGCCTTCACCAATCTGGTGGGTGCCATGATCGGCACTGCCGTCGCGAAAACAATCACTTCCGGTCTCATTGATGCGAAGTTGATTCCCATGACTTCCAACATCATCATCTGTGCTTTGTTGGGGGCGATTTTTTGGAATCTCCTCACCTGGTGGCTTGGTCTCCCTTCCAGTTCCAGCCATGCCTTGATCGGTGGCCTTTGTGGTTCTGCATTGGCCGCCTCGCATAATAATTGGCATGTGATTATTTGGGCGCAACCGGGCAAGGAACACTGGTATCTAGGCAAGGGCGTGTGGTGGAAGGTGGTCTTTCCCATGTTCACCTCGCCAATTCTGGGTTTTGTCCTCGGCTTCATTATCATGGCGGTGCTTTACATTTCCTTGCGCAACCAGCGGCCTTCGAAAGTGAATTCATTTTTCAACAAGGCTCAGATTTTTAGTGCTGGCGCCATGGGCTTCATGCATGGCACCAATGACGCCCAGAAAACAATGGGCATCATTGCCTTGACACTCCTGGGAGCGACCAGTGCCGGTCATTTTAACAATCTTCCCGCCTGGCTCTCCTTTCTGCATACCCCTGCGCCAGCCGAAGGCAAGGATTTGGAAATTGCACTTTGGATCAAAGTTACTTGTGCGCTCGTCATGGCGGCAGGAACTGCAGCCGGGGGTTGGCGCATCATCAAAACGCTCGGCCATAAAATGGTGAAACTTCACCCGATTAATGGCTTCGCCGCCGAAGCCAGCTCAGCGACCGTCATTGCACTCGCTTCACACCTCGGCATTCCGGTTTCAACCACCCATAACATTTCAGCATCGATCATGGGTGTTGGCGCGGCCAAACGTTTTAGTGCGATCAAATGGTCTGTGGTTGAACGCATGGTGTGGGCCTGGGTGTTGACCATTCCAGTTGCAGCCGGCATTGCTTACGGTTTGGTGCGTCTGTTTCAGTTATTTGGATGGGTTTCCTGA
- a CDS encoding NADPH-dependent FMN reductase yields MSDTPLNILAVVGSMNRKSVTRVVMNHAAQKLVDVGCAVDILDFEKEPLALFNPDTAYDSQVFSTLKPRVEKADVILLGTPDYHGSISSATKNFLDHFWKEFAGKLFVTIVASHEKGLTVTDQLRTVARQCYAWTLPYGLSFQDNHDVKDGVIVSDSFKARLEMMIRDTRVYGQLLAKQRQADLRGTEPGFLAKHRG; encoded by the coding sequence ATGTCTGACACCCCTCTCAACATTCTGGCTGTCGTCGGCAGCATGAACCGCAAATCGGTCACACGTGTCGTGATGAATCACGCGGCCCAAAAGCTCGTCGACGTTGGTTGTGCCGTGGACATATTGGATTTTGAAAAGGAACCCCTGGCATTATTCAATCCGGACACAGCATATGATAGTCAGGTTTTTTCCACCCTGAAACCGCGCGTGGAAAAAGCAGATGTCATCTTGTTGGGGACGCCTGATTATCACGGCAGCATCAGCAGTGCGACCAAGAATTTCCTGGATCACTTCTGGAAGGAATTTGCCGGCAAATTATTTGTGACCATCGTAGCCTCCCACGAAAAGGGCCTCACGGTGACTGATCAACTTCGAACCGTCGCCAGGCAATGCTATGCCTGGACTTTACCGTACGGACTTTCCTTTCAGGACAACCATGATGTGAAGGATGGAGTAATTGTCAGTGATTCTTTTAAGGCTCGGTTGGAGATGATGATCCGCGACACGCGCGTTTACGGACAGCTTTTGGCAAAGCAGCGTCAAGCTGATCTGCGCGGAACAGAACCGGGTTTCCTCGCCAAACATCGCGGCTAA